TTTGAACTCGGCTGAATACGTCTTTCGTTGTCCCATGTCGCACCTCGTTGTCGTTATTCTCGGAGTTCTTAACTCCGTCTACGCACAACTGGTGCAACCCCAGAGCGCACTGGAAGCCCAGGGAGCACGGTCGAGTATGGGTAAGAAGGGAGATTGCTTTGATAACGCTGTTGTAGAGAGCTTCTTTTCCACTTTGAAGCGCGAACTGCTTCTGGACCGCGTCTTCCAGACGCGCCAGGAGGGCCGATTACAGGTGTTCGAGTATCTGGAAGTGTTTTACAACCGGCAACGGCAGCATTCGACGCTGGGCTACAAGACCCCAGTAGAATTTGAGCAGGTCATGGAGCATAAGGCGGCGTAACCGAAAGTACGTACAACTGAGGCAGGCCCACCCCGCGCGTCTACCCCCAGCGTCCCGCCGTGACGTTGCACCACGCGCCGCACTGTGGTCAGGCCGTCCTCGCTCAGGTCGCCCTCCCCCACATGTATGGGCGTGACGGTCAGGATCACGCTCACTCCCTTCATCTAAGGCTCGGCCGTCTTGAGCGCGTTCAGACTGATGAAGGCCCCGTCCTCCAGAGGACCGAAATGCAGGCCTGGTTTGAGCAGAGCACGCCGTTCCTCTAACTGACGATGGAAATGTTGGCCTCTTTTGGAGGCAAGCCTCTGGAAGCAAAACACACCGGCTGTGTTGACGGCAGGATCTGAGTTGATAAGGTGACCAGTGGGGTTCCCCCTCCCGCGAGCGCATAGATCAGGGCACTCACAGCGAGGGTAGCGGTAGCAGTGAGAAGCAGTTTCGGCGCTGCACCCTATTCAACGACTGGTGTCCAGGCTTCGGTACCAGGCGTCTGAAATCTTGTCGTAACCTCGCTTGTTAGGGTGAACATCGTCGGCAAGATCAGAGATGGAAAGGACACTAAATACGTCAACAAACTTCACCTTGTAACCACGGCTGGCCCATGAGGACACTACCCCTGGAAGGGCCGAGTTATAAGTCTTGATCTTTTCAGTCAGGGGCGCCCATTTGGAAGGCGGAATAGAAGCCACGTGCAACGTGGTGTTAGGGTAATGGGTCAGTAAGACGTCAATGAGGGCCGAAAGACGCTGAGGGGCATTTGCTAGGTCAAGATTCTGGGCACAGTCGTTGGTCCCTATCATTAACAAGATATTTTTCGGGGCGTAGGCAGTGAGGCCAGGAAAGCTAGGCTTGGCCCAGTCGGGGTCTTGGTAGGTCTGTTCCAGTCGGCTCCGAAGCTGATCAATGGTGTAACCCACATTGCCTTCATGATCTTTGTCACTCAGGTTGGTGGGTCCGTTCCTCAGCGACCCGACGAAGTTGGTCGAAGAATCGCGGGAGATCAAGGCGTTGTAAAGCCGAGTTCTGTATCCGCCGGAAACGTTATACCCGTCGGTGATCGAATCACCGAGGGGCATAAGATTGCCCACCACCCCCATTGTTATGGCTTTTGCCTGCAGGTGCACATCCGGAGTAGACACGGGGCTTCCGCAAGCGGAGAGAGTAAATAGGCCTAACAAGACACCGAGGGAGAGGCGCTTCATATAAGTCTCCTATGTAGATACTAGGTAGTTCCATAGTATCTGCACACCTTGGACTCATTGTGGTTCGTTGCACTGAGTTTCAAGGCTGTATAGATCTCGCTGCTTCTCTTTGCAACAGTCAAAAGTTGGCTTGACACATTAGGCGCCGCATTAGACGCAGCGGTACAGGACGAAGGCAGATCTATGCTGTCTCCAGTGGGGCCACTGCTTAGTTTACATGAGCATGGCCTGAGATGACGAAAGAATTGAATCTAGCGGCGCAGCTGACAAATTCTTCCAATTTTGTATTGTGATTCACGAAAATCCCGTCTGGGACGAAATATGTGTTTGAATCTTTCGCGCAGCTGCAACCGGAATCCACGCTCACGTGTGCCTCGAGTGGGGCGGAAGCCTTGGAACTCCTGAAGTCCGGGAGCTGCCTTCCGGATGTCATCCTGCTGGATATCAACATGGCCGGAACAACCGGCGCATCTGGTCGACGGGAGTTCCGGACTCCGAAGCCAACATCTTCCGGATGGCGTCCCGGTATTCGTGCGCCTGGCCATGGCCAGGAAACTGGAAGGAGAATGGCGCCTCACACTGGCACTCGCTTTCCTGGCCGCCCGGGCGCTGTGCCGGCAAGGCCGCGGAGAGGACATGCCTGACCTCGGCCCGCTGCATGTTCGCTCAGGTCACCTTCAGTGTGTCCACCGCGATGACCTGCTTCCCCGCGCTTCCCTGGACGACCTGACCGATAGCGTCGGTGACGCCCTGCTGCAGCTGTCGTGGGCGGCCTTCAACACGCGGCGTTTGAACAGGATGCTGTTCTCTACCGGTTCAGCCCCGCGACCCAGTGCTGGCCCTTCATGTCGTGAATGCGCATACCAAAGTGCTGACCGCGCAACTTGACGAGGCGCGCCGGCAGCGCCGGACCGCACGGGCCGCGCAGCTGTCCAGGGACCTCGGTGCTGATCGCAGGACAAAAGCGTTAGTGCCGGTCCGTCTAAGGGCAACTCCTGCAATAAGCTCATCGTATGTGGACCAGTTGGTTCTTCACTCTCTCCAGAAATGAAGAACGACACTCCCACGGTCAAGTATGGAAACCATGGAGAAAGCCCGCCACCTCGCAGCCATAGCCATTGAGCATCGCCGGTTGACGGACCGGCTACACCATCAGGCCCAGTACGACCCGCTCACGAAGCTGCCCAACCGGTCGCTCTTCACCAGCCGTCTGAGCGCGAACCTGGCGATGGCCGAAACCGAAGGGCTTCCCCTGGCGATGCTGTTCATCGACCTGGACGACTTCAAGGGAGTGAATGACACCCTGGGTCATCAGGCGGGTGATCAGTTGCTTACCCAGGCTGCCCAGCGGCTGCGCGACTGCGTCCGTGTGGGGGACACGCTGGCCCGGCTGGGTGGGGATGAGTTCACGGTGATCCTTCCATTTGCAGACGAGGCGCGGGCCCTCCAGGTCGCTCAGCGGATTCTCGCGGCATTCTCCGTCCCTCTGACGGTGGCCGGGCGTGAACTGTTTATCGGTGTCTCCATTGGGATCAGCGCCTACCCACACGGTGGCCGGGATCCCGAATCGTTGCAGCGGCATGCGGATATGGCGATGTACCGT
The nucleotide sequence above comes from Deinococcus malanensis. Encoded proteins:
- a CDS encoding IS3 family transposase; translated protein: LNSAEYVFRCPMSHLVVVILGVLNSVYAQLVQPQSALEAQGARSSMGKKGDCFDNAVVESFFSTLKRELLLDRVFQTRQEGRLQVFEYLEVFYNRQRQHSTLGYKTPVEFEQVMEHKAA
- a CDS encoding SGNH/GDSL hydrolase family protein; its protein translation is MKRLSLGVLLGLFTLSACGSPVSTPDVHLQAKAITMGVVGNLMPLGDSITDGYNVSGGYRTRLYNALISRDSSTNFVGSLRNGPTNLSDKDHEGNVGYTIDQLRSRLEQTYQDPDWAKPSFPGLTAYAPKNILLMIGTNDCAQNLDLANAPQRLSALIDVLLTHYPNTTLHVASIPPSKWAPLTEKIKTYNSALPGVVSSWASRGYKVKFVDVFSVLSISDLADDVHPNKRGYDKISDAWYRSLDTSR
- a CDS encoding GGDEF domain-containing protein encodes the protein MEKARHLAAIAIEHRRLTDRLHHQAQYDPLTKLPNRSLFTSRLSANLAMAETEGLPLAMLFIDLDDFKGVNDTLGHQAGDQLLTQAAQRLRDCVRVGDTLARLGGDEFTVILPFADEARALQVAQRILAAFSVPLTVAGRELFIGVSIGISAYPHGGRDPESLQRHADMAMYR